CActcctccatctttctttttctcttttgggGAAAATGAGTTCGAGCAAAGACTGAGATAGGTTAAATCACACTTTCACATTACTCTAGGTCCACCTCCAATGCATTAATGAGTTAtcctttgaaaattaaaaattatattttgcaGCACTCTCTTAATCAGTTATCCATACCTCCAATGATTTTGAAATAAACAGTTGTACTCATTAACAATATTTTGGTTGTTctattaagaaaaataaaaaagttgaaCAGCAGTAACACCAAAATTAGCCTCCAAACATACCACTGCATATCATAAAATCTTTCAAGATACAATAACGTATCCCTAATTTCCCAAAAAACATAGTTTCAAGCAGTAGTATTGAATACTTTTTAAAGATCATCATAAGCTATCATCAATCACCAtattaataaatcatcaaatcagtgtACTTACAAGGAAAATGTCTCCTGCTCCGCCACTCTCTTAACCACCGGAGGTCAAGGCCATTGGACAGAAGATTGTGGATGTCTTGAAACGAAATATCTCCTGCTGTTACATTAGGGAGACACCGCAGGTCTACCGGAGCTGTCTTATAGACAGTGCACGACTCTTCAATATCAGATGCCACCACATTTTTGCCCACCACAACATAGCTGTAATAATTGGACGAAGCtttcatttttgaaaaatgatttgcagTGATATTACAGGAAGCAGTGTCTACATAAAGAGGAGGATATTTCGATTTCACCGGATTTTTACAGCTCACAAAGACCAACGAACCAGCATCGGGATCAATTTCCATTATGGTAGAAGCCCCAACTTGATTTTGGTAGTAGTCGTCGTTTGGCTTGAATGAGTAAACTGGAAGAGTAGAACAGTTGCTCTTTTGCACCCCAGGATCAAAGAGACGAAGTGTTTGTTTCTCATAATCAATACTGTTTAGCTCCACAGAAAAGTTATACTGTTGTTTCTCCAGATGGTTACCACCAATTACGGGTAGAACAGTGCGATTATTTTCACAAGAGAATTCAATAGGGCATAGATTTGGATGATCACCTCTAAACTGAAATGGGCACTGTAAATTGATGTCATTACCCACGCAAGTGGATGGGCTATGGTCGCAGCTTGTGTGTTTTGAATTGAAGGTACGATAAACATATCTGTGACCATCCCTCATAACCATATAATCATAATCATATGGGATCTGCAAAAGGAAGGCAATCAGGATTAGAGACAACAAAACTACCAAACACTGAAATTGGAGCATGCTTGTTAAACATTGACTGAATGAAttacacccaaaaaaaaaaggatgaagaagccagatatatatataggaaaCAGAGAAGGGGCTCTTTAGTTGGTAAAGAGAACAGGACCTAAGGTCTCCAATATGTATGTATGTAAGCCAAAATTAATTTATGAATTATCTCTTTCAGATAGCCTTATTACTAAAGAGTTACGTGAGGTAGGAAGACCGTAAGAGCCCTCCTCTGATCATTAAGCCAACCCTGATAGTTGAAATTGATCGTCAATTACAACAAAATCACACATCGTGGGAAAAACATTCTAGTAGACTAAATTTAGATTCTTGCACATGCCAATTAAGGGTTATTCTCGATTGATTATTTTTCTTGATTATAAATTCTAAAATTTGGATTATTAACTTTTTGATATTCTTGCTTCTACATCTAAACTTTAGATTTTTTTgatagtaaaaaaaattaaaattatgaatctACTGCAGAGTAGATTTACCTGATTCTCATTATCCTCACCAATCACTTTAAtcaaatttggcaaaatttcacAGCAAATGAGAGCTAGCCTAATTTCAAATTAGCTGGTTTTTATATCTCAATTTCTAGTTTTAGTGTAAAGTTGTACTTTCTTGCATTAGTTTTGGGAGTTGGGATGTTTTGTTTAATAAACCAGCAGAATTCCATAAACCATTCTTTTTTTGGCATTGGGCTCCGATGGGGGAAGCTGCTAACCGAATGCATTAGAAGTTAAATGATGAACTATTCTCacagtacaagtacaatttgTCCCACattggaaaataaaaaagaattccAACCATTTTATAATGCTTAACTTCTAAATTAAGAACCCTAAACAATTATCAACGAATACGTATGATGGGTTTCTAAACCCGGGTTTTCTCATTCCGTATCACAAAAGATGTCAAAGTTCGACTGCATTGTCTGATAGGTGTTGATAGAAGTGTGGATGTTGAGCAAGTTCTCATTGTCATCTACAAACATCACATAGTAAATATGTCAAATTAGCATTTTGATACGGGCATTAATTATTCAAGTTGTTTTTTCTTCTATCAATTTAGGGGTCCAACTATAGGGGCCAGAAACATGCAGCTAGGGCCTACTTAGCAATTCTGCTCCACAAAAACATAGTACTAGCAAAAGACAACTCAATATCTTATCTTGTTTTTATTCCTACTTCCTACAATTCcattcttctcttttcttcgtTCTTTTTCCACACGGAGATGGCCAACCAAGTTGAATGTAGACATGGAATCTTTTTTGATTTATTGATGGAAGGAAATTCTTATTAGACAATTTCAGTCAGCTTTTGTCGTATTTTCATTTCTAGGCAATTTCATACTGGGCTCCATATCCATTGATATTTACGACGAAGATGCATTTATTTTATTGTACAGGAAAATTCTATTGAGTGATGGAAAATGTAGCTGGGTTAATTCACTAAAATGTACTTGTAGCTAATACTCTAACCATTCTTTACCAGTAAAACCAACAGGTGGAATGATCAGATGGCTTTAGAAGAAGACTTTAGATATATTAAACAAGTGCTAATATAGTAAGTATTGGTGTACAACATTACAAGTTACAGATAACTTATTAGCAATTATCACTTTGGAACTCGTTGTGGCTTCTAATTttcaacagaaaaaaaaaatcaactgcATAATTATGAAGAGCTTGACATGATAAAATTAACTAATTGATTTAAAATGTATTTTAGTTCCGCACTAGTTGTTGGCTACAGATTTGCACAGTTGTTCTGTTGACTCTTCAGAGCATTTTGAAAGTTTCTGTCATTTGGACGCACCATATTGCTTTCAAAACTaatttccattttcttcttcagtCATACGATCTCCAATTTCCCTGTCCTCCTCGTGGTTGAACTTTCCTCTGTGTTGTTGATAACATTTATGATTGATAATTATCACAGGAAGATTTTAAGTGAAGGAGATGGTTTCCCTCATAAAGTGATCCTTTTATGATTATTATTGTCTGGGTCCATGATTGATGATTAGttgacttggaaaaaaaaaaattttttgagagTTGACCTGGAAATCCATTTTTAATCAACTTTTAGAATACCAACGAGCATACTTTTCCTGTTGGGCTCCATTGATGGTAGTTTTGATGGGTAAATGCATTTAAAAATGAAGTCCTTGTAGTCTATAGTCTTTTTGTTGTTATTGCTGTGtaaga
This genomic interval from Coffea eugenioides isolate CCC68of unplaced genomic scaffold, Ceug_1.0 ScVebR1_2547;HRSCAF=3597, whole genome shotgun sequence contains the following:
- the LOC113756917 gene encoding uncharacterized protein LOC113756917, with translation MLQFQCLVVLLSLILIAFLLQIPYDYDYMVMRDGHRYVYRTFNSKHTSCDHSPSTCVGNDINLQCPFQFRGDHPNLCPIEFSCENNRTVLPVIGGNHLEKQQYNFSVELNSIDYEKQTLRLFDPGVQKSNCSTLPVYSFKPNDDYYQNQVGASTIMEIDPDAGSLVFVSCKNPVKSKYPPLYVDTASCNITANHYSYVVVGKNVVASDIEESCTVYKTAPVDLRCLPNVTAGDISFQDIHNLLSNGLDLRWLREWRSRRHFPWLPQGRISDAIRSYRSIGVAALVYLNAAIKVIGIILLFAFLLYRCRRRHLSRYDTIEDFLQANNSVMPIRYS